A portion of the Toxoplasma gondii ME49 chromosome VIIb, whole genome shotgun sequence genome contains these proteins:
- a CDS encoding glycosyltransferase, group 2 family protein (encoded by transcript TGME49_256080), which translates to MKIHQDETSEALCFSFGVVSEEGGLNQFRKATSREEGPYYTGCSENAVTSLCSFASFKQLNNLPNPVSISLEAPDWRVPECKHQASVPIAYDFALRLAKYDLTLLPAASIIIAFYNEYPTALHRTLHSILHRTPLQLLEEIILVDDGSTFPFITDDNAPQSLSQYVKTLPKVRLLRHQTRKGVTVARSTGIRAAKSHVFVILDSHVEVGYQWLEPLVARVASNPETIVFPVVDAVDYRTLEFKSSGVGCTLGLIWSVMEHGFVPLSPERLAYSPGAYRPSPTMMGSVFAADKNYFLQHGGYDEGMRFEGAENIELSLRQWQCGGRLECSPCSRVFHLFRSGADAQPVPLYSLLANKVRTMAVWMDEYGDLAW; encoded by the exons ATGAAGATTCACCAAGATGAAACAAGTGAAGCACTTTGTTTCAGTTTCGGAGTCGTGTCCGAAGAAGGAGGCTTAAATCAATTCCGGAAAGCAAcatcgcgagaagaaggtccGTACTACACCGGCTGCAGTGAAAATGCTGTGACATCCTTGTGCAGT TTTGCTTCATTCAAACAATTGAACAATCTCCCCAATCCCGTTTCAATAAGCTTGGAAGCGCCCGATTGGAGAGTACCGGAGTGCAA GCACCAAGCCTCAGTGCCCATCGCTTATGACTTTGCGCTCAGACTGGCAAAATATGACCTTACTCTTCTCCCAGCCGCGTCTATCATCATAGCCTTCTACAACGAGTATCCCACCGCGCTGCATAGAACACTGCACAGTATTCTTCATCGGACGCCGCTACAGCTCTTAGAGGAAATAATTTTAGTCGACGACGGAAGCACTTTTCCTTTCATCACGGATGACAATGCACCGCAGTCTCTGTCTCAATACGTGAAGACACTCCCGAAAGTTCGCTTACTCCGCCACCAGACTCGGAAGG GAGTGACTGTGGCCCGGTCAACCGGTATCCGGGCTGCGAAGAGCCATGTATTTGTAATATTGGACAGTCACGTGGAGGTTGGTTACCAATGGCTTGAGCCACTGGTAGCTCGCGTGGCTTCAAATCCGGAGACCATAGTCTTTCCTGTAGTTGATGCTGTCGACTACCGAACCCTGGAATTCAAAAGTAGCGGGGTTGGTTGTACCCTGG GGCTGATTTGGTCTGTGATGGAGCATGGCTTTGTTCCTTTGTCGCCTGAACGTCTTGCCTACTCTCCTGGAGCTTACCGCCCGTCCCCGACAATGATGGGAAGTGTGTTTGCAGCGGACAAAAACTATTTCCTCCAGCACGGGGGGTACGACGAGGGGATGAGATTTGAGGGGGCCGAGAATATCGAACTCTCTCTACGCCAGTGGCAGTGCGGAGGACGCCTCGAGTGCTCTCCTTGTAGCCGAGTTTTCCATCTTTTTCGAAGCGGCGCCGACGCTCAGCCG GTACCCTTATACTCCCTTCTAGCCAACAAAGTGAGGACGATGGCTGTGTGGATGGATGAATACGGAGACCTCGCCTGGTAG